CGGCGGCCAGCCGAGGATCCGCCAGGAGGCAGGCCAGGGTGGAGCGCAACAGCCGATGCAGGCCCGCCACGGCATCCGGTTCGCCCGCGGCGGCCCGCGCCTCGGCGACCAGCTCGTCGAACCGCTCCGCCGAGAGGGCCTCCATCAACGCGTGCCGATCCGGGAAATGGCGGTAGACGGTGCCCACACCCACGCCCGCGAGCCGGGCGATGGTGTTCAACTGGAGGGAGTCGTCCCCGGCGGCGAGCTGCTCTCGAGCGATCCGCAGCACCCGAGCGCGATTGCGCGCGGCATCCGCCCGTAGGACGGGTCCTCGGTCGGCACGCGGGGGCACCGAGTCAGCATAACCACGACCCTGCGAGGCGAAGCGCCACAGCCTGCGGGCGGTGCGCCGGGGAGCCGGACGTGGCAGGCAGCCGAACGGAAGGGCCGCCCGGCCACGTCATACCACCGGACGCACGCCCCGGCTCAGCCGCCCACGTATGCCGCGAGGTGCTCCCCGGTGAGGGTCGAACGGCTCGCGACGAGGTCGGCGGGCGTGCCCTCGAAGACGATCCGGCCGCCGTCGTGACCCGCGCCGGGACCGAGGTCGATGATCCAGTCGGCGTGCGCCATGACCGCCTGATGATGCTCGATGACGATGACCGACTTGCCGGAGTCGACGAGCCGGTCCAGCAGGGCGAGCAGCTGTTCGACGTCGGCGAGGTGCAGGCCGGTGGTCGGCTCGTCCAAGACGTAGACGCCGCCCTTCTCCGTCAGCCGGGTGGCCAGCTTGAGTCGCTGCCGCTCGCCGCCGGACAGCGTGGTGAGCGGCTGACCGAGCCGCAGGTAGCCGAGTCCGACGTCGACCAGCCGGGTCAGGACACGATGCGCGGCGGGGACGGCCGCCTCGCCGGAACCGAAGAACCGCTCGGCCTCGGTGACCGGCATCGCGAGGACCTCGCTGATGTCCCGCCCGCCGAGGTGATACTCCAGCACCGAGGCCTGGAACCGCTTCCCGCCGCACTCCTCGCAGGTGGTGGCGACGCCCGCCATGATGCCCAGATCCAGGTAGATCACGCCCGCGCCGTTGCAGTTCGGGCAGGCGCCCTCGGAGTTCGCGCTGAACAATGCCGGTGTGACGCCGTTGGCCTTGGCGAACGCCTTGCGGATCGGGTCGAGCAGGCTCGTGTAGGTCGCGGGATTGCTGCGCCGAGAGCCCTTGATCGGGCTCTGGTCGATCGACACCACCTCGGCTCCGGCCGGCCCGGCATGGCGGGGCAGCGAGCCGTGTACCAGCGAGCTCTTGCCGGAGCCCGCGACACCCGTGAGGACCACCAGCGTGCCCAGGGGGATGTCCACGTCGACGTCACGCAGGTTGTTCGTCGACGCGCCCCGCACCTCCAGGACTCCGGTCGGCGTCCGCACCGACGTCTTCAGCGCCGCCCGGTCGTCGAGATGACGGCCGGTGACGGTGCCGCTTGCCCGCAGCCCTTCGACCGAGCCCTCGAAGCAGATCGTGCCGCCTGCCGTGCCCGCGCCCGGCCCGAGGTCGACGACGTGATCGGCGATGGCGATCGTCTCCGGCTTGTGCTCCACGACGAGCACCGTGTTGCCCTTGTCGCGCAGCCGGAGCAGCAGTCCGTTCATCCGCTGGATGTCATGCGGATGCAGGCCGATGGTGGGTTCGTCGAACACGTAGGTGACGTCGGTCAGCGACGAGCCGAGGTGTCGGATCATCTTCACCCGCTGCGACTCGCCGCCCGACAGCGTGCCCGCAGGGCGGTCGAGGGAGAGATAGCCGAGGCCGATCTCCACGAACGAGTCGAGCGTGTCCCGCAGCGTCTCCACCAACGGAGCCACCGAGGGCTCGTCGAGGTCGCGGACCCAGGCCGCCAGGTCGTCGATCTGCATCGCGCACAGCTCGGCGATGTCGACGCCCTTGATCTTCGACGACCGGGCGGTGGCGGTGAGCCGAGTGCCGTCGCACTCCGGGCATGTGGTGAAGGTGACCGCACGCTCCACGAACGCCCTGATGTGCGGCTGCATCGCCTCCTTGTCCTTCGACAGGAAGGACTTCTGGATCTTGGAGATCAGGCCTTCGAAGGTGAGGTTCGTGCCCTCGACCTTCACCTTGGTCGGCTCGCGGTAGAGGAAGTCGTCCAGTTCCCGCTTCGTGTACTCGCGGATCGGCTTGTTCGGGTCGAGCAGGCCCGACTCGGCGTAGGTCCGCACCGTCCACCAGCTGTCCGACTTCCAGCCGGGGATGGTGAACGCGCCCTCGGCGATCGACTTGGAGTCGTCGTAGAGCTGGGTGAGATCGATGTCGGACACCGTGCCCCGGCCCTCGCAGCGCGGACACATCCCGCCCAGCACGGCGAAGTCTCGACGCTCCTTCACGGTTCGTCCGCCCCGCTCGAAGGACACCGCTCCCGCGCCGCTGATCGAGGCCACGTTGAAGGAGAAGGCCTGCGGCGAGCCGATGTGCGGCCGTCCGATCCTGCTGAACAGGATGCGCAGCATCGCGCCCGTGTCGGTGGCCGTGCCGACCGTCGAGCGAGGATCGGCGCCCATGCGCTGCTGATCCACGATGATCGCGGTCGTCAGGCCCTCGAGGACGTCGACGTCCGGGCGGGCCAGCGTCGGCATGAAGCCCTGCACGAAGGCGCTGTAGGTCTCGTTGATCATGCGCTGCGACTCGGCGGCGATCGTGTTGAACACCAGCGAGCTCTTGCCGGAGCCGGACACCCCGGTGAACACCGTGAGCCTGCGCTTGGGGATCTCCACGCTGACGTCGGCGAGGTTGTTCTCGCGCGCGCCGTGCACCCGGATCAGTTCGTGGGTGTCGGCGACGTGTGGTGCGGTGGATCGCGCAGCCGTCTTCTCGGCTGGACTCATCGGGTCTCCTTCTCCATGTCTGCCGATCAGACCGGGTGGTGCCCGGCCGTGCTCGTCGGCTCCTCAGCGCAGCTGTTGAATGCGAATCAGATTGCCCGCGGGGTCGCGGACGGCACAGTCTCGGACGCCGTAGGGCTGCTCGGTCGGCTCTTGGACGATGTCGGCGTCGTGCGCCTGGAGCCGCGCGAAGGTCGTGTCGAGATCGTCCGTGCCCAGCAGGACACCCGCGTAGGTGCCCTTGGCCATCATCTCGGTGATCATGCGGCGTTCCTGATCGGTCACGGCCGGATCGGCCGCGGGCGGTGTCAGCACGATGGCTGTGTCGGGCTGCCCGGCGGGACCGACCGTCAGCCAGCGCATGCCCTCGTAACCGACGTCGTCGCGCAGCTCGAAGCCGAGAAGATCGCGGTAGAAGCCCAGCGCGGCCTCCGCGTCGTCATGCGGGAGGAAACTGGAGTGAATCGTGACGTTCATGGTGGTCAGGCTAGGTGTGGCTTGATGAGCGTGCTTCTCGATTCCTGATCGGCCGTGTCACCTGCCGCACCACGCAGGTCGGCATCCCCGCCGTCTCGCGTGCCGCGCGGAGCCGATAGGCGCCGGGCGACACGCCGACCAGTTCGGTGAACCGCGTGCTGAAGGTGCCGAGCGACTGGCAGCCGACCTCGAAGCAGACCTCGGTGACGCTGCGGTCGCCGCGTCGCAGCAGTGCCATGGCGCGCTCGATGCGTCGGGTCATGAGGTAGCCGTAGGGCGATTCCCCGTAGGCGAGCCGGAACTGCCTGCTGAGGTGACCCGCCGACATGTGCGCGCCCCTGGCGAGCGCCTCGACGTCCAGTGGGCGGGCGTACTCCCGGTCGATCCGGTCGCGGACACGGCGCAGTCGCACGAGGTCGGTCAGCCGTCGGTCGTCGGCTGGTTCGCTGGTCACGCGCGGGATGGTACGTCGCCGGACCGTCAGATCCGGGGGCTGCGGCCCCGGCGGGCGCCGTGAGCAGGGCCGTGGTCGGTCCGAGTCCGTCCGCGAGTCCGGAGCGACGGCGGCGTTCGGGCACGCAGGCTCGGGCGCAGGGAGTCCGAGCGCACGAAGTTCAAGCGCACGGAGTCCAAGCACGCGGAGTCCGGGTGCGCTACGTCGGGTGCGACGCCGAGCGGCGGAGCTCGGCGACGTGCCCGGGTCCGCGCGATTTGCTCACCTGTGCTAACTTCAGCTCATGCAAGCAAGAGTTGGTTCGACTGAGCTGACGGTGACCGAGCGCGCCAGACGGGCGCAGATCGTGTCCGCCGCGATCGAGGCCATCGCGGAGCTGGGCTGCTCGAAGGCGACCTATCGCCAGATCGCGGCGCGGGCGGGGCTGAGCAGCACCGGGCTGATCTCGTACCACTTCGCCGACCGCGCGGAACTGCTCACCGAGGTCGTCCGCGACGTGCTCGGCCGCTTCGGCGCCTTCGTCGTGGCGCGTCTCGACGAGCACGAGACCGCCGCCGCGCAACTGCGGGCGTTCCTCACCGCGCAGATCGACTTCTCTGCGGGCAACCGCGCCGCGATGCGTGCCCTGCGACGCATCCAGGCCGACGCCGACATCACCGACTCGCCCAACCAGGCCTTCGCCGAACTGGTCGAGTCCGACCACAAGGGCCTCGCCGAACTGCTGCGCCAGGGCATCCGGCGAGGCGAGTTCCGCGAGTTCGATCCCGACGCGATGGCGGTGTTCGTCCTCGCCCTGCGCGACGGGGTGCTCTCCCGGCTACGCGACCACGAACCCGACGAACTCGACGTTATTCGACAGGAGTTGACGACCATGATCGACCTCGCCACTCGGGGGAATCCCTGATGCGCCCGCGAGTGAACCGATGGGCCGCGGTGGCGGCGGGCGCCGTCCTGCTCGCAGGCTGCGGGACACAGACCATCGACGTCGGCCAGGAGGCCCCGATGAGCGACGACCTCGTCACCACCGACAGCGGGTCGGTCCGCGGCGTGGTCGCCGACGACCACCGGTCGTTCTTCGGCATCCCGTATGCCGCGGCGCCGACCGGAGTGGGTCGCTGGGCCCCGCCGCGCCCCGCCCCCGCCTGGTCCGACGTGCGCGACGCCACCACTCCCGGCTCGCCGTGTCCGCAGGTCGGCGCGTCCTACGCCGACACGGGCAGCACCGATGAGGACTGCCTCTTCGTCAACGTGACCACGCCCCTGGGCGACGGGGAGCCCCGGCCCGTCATGGTCTGGCTGCACGGCGACGGCGCCGTGGGCTCCGGCGACCTGTTCGACGGCACCCGGCTCGCCGTGGACGGCGACGTGGTGGTCGTGACGCTGAACTACCGGCTCGGCCTCTTCGGCGGCTTCGGGCTGCCCGGCCTCGCGGACTCGGGCACCTTCGGGCTCCAAGACCAGCGGGCCGCCCTCGAATGGGTACGGCGCAACGCGGCGGCCTTCGGCGGCGACCCCGACAACGTCACCCTGTTCGGCGTCTCCTACGGGGCCACCGCCACCAGCGCCCACCTGGCCTCCCCCGCCTCCCGCGGCCTGTTCCACCGGGCGATCCTCCAGAGCGGATTCCCGCTGATGGACGCGCCCGCAGGCGCCGTCTTCCCCGGCGTGCCCGCCCTGCCCTGGTTCGGCTGGACGAGTTCGGCGGAGACCGAGGCGGTCGGCGCGATGCTGGCAGGCGAACTGGGCTGCGCCGATCCGGAGACCGCGCTGGAGTGTCTGCGGGCGCTGCCGGTCGAGACTCTGCTCGACTACCCGCAGGTGATGAACATGTTCCAGCAGATGGCCTACGGCAACGACGTGCTCCCCGGTGTGCCGGCCGACCTGCTGTCCGCGGGCGAGTTCGCGGACGTGCCGGTGCTCTCCGGCGCGACCCGCGACGAACACCGCACCTTCGTGGGCACGTTCCGCGACCTGATCGGGCAGCCGGTGACGGCGCAGGAATATCCGGAACTGCTCGCGGAGGCCTTCGGCGACGACGCGGCCCGGGTGGCGGCAGAGTATCCGCTGTCCGACTACGACTCGCCGAGCCTCGCCTTCGCGGCGGTGATGACCGATCGCATGTGGGCGCTGTCGACGTATCGGCACAACGGCATGTTCGCCGCCGAGGTCCCGACCTACGCCTACGAGTTCGCCGACGCCGACGCCCCGAGCGAGATCCCCTTCCCGGAGGACTTCCCCTCCGGCGCCTTCCACAGCGCCGAGACGAGCTACCTGTTCCGCACCGAGGAGTTCGCCGAACAGCTCACCCCGCCGCAGCGCATGCTGTCCGATCAGATGATCGCCTACTGGACGAACTTCGCCAGGACGGGCGACCCCAACGGAGCGGACCTGCCCGAGTGGGCGCCGTTCAACGAGACCGACGACGTCCTCTCGCTGGCCCCCGGTGACGGGGGAATCGCACCGGTCGACTACGTCGCGACACACCGGCTCGACTTCTGGCAGGACATCGCCTGAGCCCCGGCTCCCGGGCCGTCGATTCCTCGGGCCTGCCGGACCTGCCGGGTTGCGGGGCTGCCCGGCGGTTCGGGAGGTTCACGGGGAGATGACGCGGGCGGCGCCCTCGGGCTGTCGCCCGCGTCGTCGTCCGCCCGGTCGGGCGCCTACGGTCTGGAGGCCATGGACGAGTTCAGCGCGCTGCGCGCGCGGCAGGCGGCCTTCGTCGAGGCACGGGGCTGGCAGGAGTTCCACACTCCGAAGAACCTCGCGCTGGCGTTGACCGGCGAGGTCGGGGAACTGGTCTCGGAGATCCAATGGCTCGATCCGGCGGACATCCCGACCGCGCTGGCCGAGGGACCGCTGCGCGATCGGCTCGCCGACGAGGCTGCCGACGTGCTGCTCTACCTGCTGCGCTTCGCCGACTCCTGCGGCATCGACCTCCTCGACGCCGCGAACGCCAAGATCGACCGCAACGAACGGCGATTCCCCGCCGAACTGCAACGCGGCACGATCGTCCGGGTGGAACCGGCGTCGACGACGGCGGTGTGCGGGGAGCCGACGGACTGAGACGGACGGCGGACCAGCGGTCCGGTGTCGGGAGGCGTCGCTGCTCTCACCGACACCGGGCGCCGTCCGGCTCGGACAGCGGGATCATTCCCACCCGACGGTGGTGAGCGGCGTCTTTCGCGCCCGTCGCGAGTTCCGCGCCTCGAGTCTGCTCCGACGTGGGGGGAGCGGGGGCGGCGCCGGTCTAGCGGCCGAATCTGCGCCGCACGGCAATCGTCGCCACGGCGCCGACGCCGATCACGGCCGCGCCGACCAGCAGCGATCGCGCCGAACGCGGCTGCCGCCGTCCGTCGACGGCGGGCTGTTCAGCCGGTGAGGACCGGCCCTCCTCCGCCGCCGTCGCCCGCCCGATGCCTGCGGCCTCGGCGCCCGCCGTGTCGGTCTCGGGGTCCTCGGCAGCCCTCGGCTCCGCTGATGCCTCGGGCGTCTCCGCCGTTGCCTGCGTCCTGGACGTCTCCGCCGCCGGGACGGCGGCTTCGACATCGGCCTCGTGTGCCTCGCCGGTCGCGGTCACACCGTCCTGGTCGACTTTCCGCGCCTCCGGACGGCTCGCCGCCGTCGGCTCCTCGAACTTCGCTCTCTCGGCCTCTACGGCTTCCACGGCCTCCACGGCCTCTACGGCCTCCACGGCCTCCACGGCCTCCACGGCCTCTACGGCCTCTACGGCCTCCACGGCGGGATCCGGCCTGCCTGCCTCGGTGAACCACGCCGAGAGGGCGGGACCGCTCGCCGCATCCCCGGCCGGCTCCACCCCGGGCGAACCAGGAGCCGTCTCCGCGGCGGAGTCCACGTCCTGTTCGCTCGATGCGGCCGCACCCGGCCCGGCGGCCGAATCGGCGGCCCGGCTCTCCGAGGCGGTGCCCTCCTCTGAGGCGGCAGGGACCTCCGACGCCGTAGGGACCTCCACGACGTCCGCGACGATCACCGTCACGTTGTCCGGCCCGCCGCCCGCCAGCGCCGCCTCGATGAGTCGGTCGGCGCAGGTCTCGTGGTCCCCGACGCGCAGTTCGACGGTCAGTGCCGCGTGATTCAGCACATCGGTGAGTCCGTCGGAGCACAGCAGATAACGGTCGCCCGGTCGGACGTCGCGCAGCTCGGTGGTGGTCTCCACGACCTCGTCGCCGGTGAGCGCCCGCAGCACGAGCGAGCGCTTGGGGTGGACCTCGGCCTCGGCGATGGTGATACGTCCGGCGTCGACGAGGGACTGGACGAAGGTGTCGTCATGGGTGATCTGGACGAGTTCGTCGTCCCGCAGCAGGTACGCGCGCGAGTCGCCGACGTTGAGCAGGCCCACCTTGTCATCGGCGAAGAGCAGGGCGGTGAGCGTGGTCCCCATCCCGGCGAGTTCGGGCTCCTCCTCGACGGTGGAGGCGATGGCGGTGTTGCCGTCGACGGCAGCGTCGTGCAGCACGGCGAGCAGGTTCTCGGCGGGATCGGCGTCGTCGAGCGGGGTCACCGAGGCGATGACGACCCGGCTCGCGATCTCGCCGCCCACATGGCCGCCCATGCCGTCGGCCACCGCGAGCAGCCGAGGGCCCGCGTACACGGAGTCCTCGTTGTTCGAGCGGACCAGCCCCCGGTCACTGCGGGCCGTGTAACGCAGAGCGAGGGTCATGGGGCAGCTCCTTCACCCGTCCTGCCTCTTGGGGAGACGTACGGTCAGTTTGCGGAAGAGGGTCGTCACCACCGCCGACCACAGCAGGTTAACGCAGAGCGGAGACGGTTCCCTCGCTCAGTGCCGCGGCGCGGCTCCGGTGTCGACACCGGAGCCGCTCGTCGCCCCGAGCGAGGGAACGGCCTCCTCCCGTGTCGCCCCCTGGTCGACACGGGAGACGGCACCCGTCGCCTGACCCCTCGCGCAGGCGTCGGGTGCCGAGTTCAGTGCGCGCCGATCCGGCGGCGCGCCGCCTCGGCGGCTTTCGCATATCGGTTGTTCGCAGGCGGTCCGCGACGGGCAGCCGAAACGACGGCGGCGAACAATGCGACCATGTTCGACGTGCCGAGCGTGGATATCGGATATTCCCCGGCGAACAGTGGGGTCGGAAATGCGCAGAGCGGTACCGAGATCTTGATCATGAAGTCGGTCGGCGCCGCCAACCCGTGCGCGGCCGGTCTCTCCAGCGAAGACGCCGCTGCGGGGAACCACACATTAGGCGTGCCCGGCCACGCGCCGAACATCTCATTTCCGGATGACGATCCGACGGTTGCGGTATTCCCGAAGCCGACATTTCCTCGACCGGGGACCGGGTTTCCGCCGATTCGTCGATCGTCGGTCCGACGCCGGCGGCGGCGGCGGT
This genomic stretch from Actinoalloteichus hoggarensis harbors:
- a CDS encoding TetR/AcrR family transcriptional regulator codes for the protein MPPRADRGPVLRADAARNRARVLRIAREQLAAGDDSLQLNTIARLAGVGVGTVYRHFPDRHALMEALSAERFDELVAEARAAAGEPDAVAGLHRLLRSTLACLLADPRLAAVLKSADDAEVRTSAMKAELDEVVAGLLERACRAGAVRADVGADDLRRLLCGVEHAVRAGDGDARRAQLYLDVLVVGLRPAG
- a CDS encoding ATP-binding cassette domain-containing protein — translated: MSPAEKTAARSTAPHVADTHELIRVHGARENNLADVSVEIPKRRLTVFTGVSGSGKSSLVFNTIAAESQRMINETYSAFVQGFMPTLARPDVDVLEGLTTAIIVDQQRMGADPRSTVGTATDTGAMLRILFSRIGRPHIGSPQAFSFNVASISGAGAVSFERGGRTVKERRDFAVLGGMCPRCEGRGTVSDIDLTQLYDDSKSIAEGAFTIPGWKSDSWWTVRTYAESGLLDPNKPIREYTKRELDDFLYREPTKVKVEGTNLTFEGLISKIQKSFLSKDKEAMQPHIRAFVERAVTFTTCPECDGTRLTATARSSKIKGVDIAELCAMQIDDLAAWVRDLDEPSVAPLVETLRDTLDSFVEIGLGYLSLDRPAGTLSGGESQRVKMIRHLGSSLTDVTYVFDEPTIGLHPHDIQRMNGLLLRLRDKGNTVLVVEHKPETIAIADHVVDLGPGAGTAGGTICFEGSVEGLRASGTVTGRHLDDRAALKTSVRTPTGVLEVRGASTNNLRDVDVDIPLGTLVVLTGVAGSGKSSLVHGSLPRHAGPAGAEVVSIDQSPIKGSRRSNPATYTSLLDPIRKAFAKANGVTPALFSANSEGACPNCNGAGVIYLDLGIMAGVATTCEECGGKRFQASVLEYHLGGRDISEVLAMPVTEAERFFGSGEAAVPAAHRVLTRLVDVGLGYLRLGQPLTTLSGGERQRLKLATRLTEKGGVYVLDEPTTGLHLADVEQLLALLDRLVDSGKSVIVIEHHQAVMAHADWIIDLGPGAGHDGGRIVFEGTPADLVASRSTLTGEHLAAYVGG
- a CDS encoding VOC family protein, which codes for MNVTIHSSFLPHDDAEAALGFYRDLLGFELRDDVGYEGMRWLTVGPAGQPDTAIVLTPPAADPAVTDQERRMITEMMAKGTYAGVLLGTDDLDTTFARLQAHDADIVQEPTEQPYGVRDCAVRDPAGNLIRIQQLR
- a CDS encoding helix-turn-helix transcriptional regulator, whose protein sequence is MTSEPADDRRLTDLVRLRRVRDRIDREYARPLDVEALARGAHMSAGHLSRQFRLAYGESPYGYLMTRRIERAMALLRRGDRSVTEVCFEVGCQSLGTFSTRFTELVGVSPGAYRLRAARETAGMPTCVVRQVTRPIRNREARSSSHT
- a CDS encoding TetR/AcrR family transcriptional regulator, with amino-acid sequence MQARVGSTELTVTERARRAQIVSAAIEAIAELGCSKATYRQIAARAGLSSTGLISYHFADRAELLTEVVRDVLGRFGAFVVARLDEHETAAAQLRAFLTAQIDFSAGNRAAMRALRRIQADADITDSPNQAFAELVESDHKGLAELLRQGIRRGEFREFDPDAMAVFVLALRDGVLSRLRDHEPDELDVIRQELTTMIDLATRGNP
- a CDS encoding carboxylesterase/lipase family protein → MRPRVNRWAAVAAGAVLLAGCGTQTIDVGQEAPMSDDLVTTDSGSVRGVVADDHRSFFGIPYAAAPTGVGRWAPPRPAPAWSDVRDATTPGSPCPQVGASYADTGSTDEDCLFVNVTTPLGDGEPRPVMVWLHGDGAVGSGDLFDGTRLAVDGDVVVVTLNYRLGLFGGFGLPGLADSGTFGLQDQRAALEWVRRNAAAFGGDPDNVTLFGVSYGATATSAHLASPASRGLFHRAILQSGFPLMDAPAGAVFPGVPALPWFGWTSSAETEAVGAMLAGELGCADPETALECLRALPVETLLDYPQVMNMFQQMAYGNDVLPGVPADLLSAGEFADVPVLSGATRDEHRTFVGTFRDLIGQPVTAQEYPELLAEAFGDDAARVAAEYPLSDYDSPSLAFAAVMTDRMWALSTYRHNGMFAAEVPTYAYEFADADAPSEIPFPEDFPSGAFHSAETSYLFRTEEFAEQLTPPQRMLSDQMIAYWTNFARTGDPNGADLPEWAPFNETDDVLSLAPGDGGIAPVDYVATHRLDFWQDIA
- a CDS encoding nucleotide pyrophosphohydrolase, whose amino-acid sequence is MDEFSALRARQAAFVEARGWQEFHTPKNLALALTGEVGELVSEIQWLDPADIPTALAEGPLRDRLADEAADVLLYLLRFADSCGIDLLDAANAKIDRNERRFPAELQRGTIVRVEPASTTAVCGEPTD
- a CDS encoding protein phosphatase 2C domain-containing protein, which codes for MTLALRYTARSDRGLVRSNNEDSVYAGPRLLAVADGMGGHVGGEIASRVVIASVTPLDDADPAENLLAVLHDAAVDGNTAIASTVEEEPELAGMGTTLTALLFADDKVGLLNVGDSRAYLLRDDELVQITHDDTFVQSLVDAGRITIAEAEVHPKRSLVLRALTGDEVVETTTELRDVRPGDRYLLCSDGLTDVLNHAALTVELRVGDHETCADRLIEAALAGGGPDNVTVIVADVVEVPTASEVPAASEEGTASESRAADSAAGPGAAASSEQDVDSAAETAPGSPGVEPAGDAASGPALSAWFTEAGRPDPAVEAVEAVEAVEAVEAVEAVEAVEAVEAVEAERAKFEEPTAASRPEARKVDQDGVTATGEAHEADVEAAVPAAETSRTQATAETPEASAEPRAAEDPETDTAGAEAAGIGRATAAEEGRSSPAEQPAVDGRRQPRSARSLLVGAAVIGVGAVATIAVRRRFGR